In Rutidosis leptorrhynchoides isolate AG116_Rl617_1_P2 chromosome 2, CSIRO_AGI_Rlap_v1, whole genome shotgun sequence, one genomic interval encodes:
- the LOC139892112 gene encoding pentatricopeptide repeat-containing protein At3g18970-like: MHTLPRLGCISLLNQYYKSLSVKQITQIHSQLISNDLKQSPTIIAQLINGYCASSSSSSSSSSSSTTSSATNYARLIISQFYGHNNVRNPYILNVFIRCAPPTDSILAFSNWVSKSALNFDDFTYIYVLGACARRAKTLWEGFQIHCRVIKHGVLTNIMLQTTLVHFYVNSNAFEFANKVFDEMPERSVATWNSLIAGYCSRKEHAKDGLLLFLDMLVGDCGVMVNDTTLVCALSAVSRLGYLETGVGIHGYIIKTMRDAENDVYLGTGLVDMYAKCGCLDAALNMFTRMRCKNVMTWTAMVSGLAVHGKGKQALKLLNEMTESGIVPNSVTFTSLLFACSQAGLVKEGLFLFHEMKTKFCIVPLSYHYGCIVDLLGRAGHLDDAYEFIISEKVESDEVLWRSLLHACRVHNDIAMGEKVGKILMSKRDKNLVGYESIEDYVALSNICASAARWEDVAAVRDMINDKGMENKPAVSTVFRLG, from the coding sequence ATGCATACTCTTCCCAGACTTGGATGCATTTCCCTCTTAAATCAATATTACAAATCATTATCAGTAAAACAAATTACACAAATTCATTCTCAACTCATTTCCAACGATCTCAAACAATCACCCACCATTATTGCACAATTGATTAATGGTTactgtgcatcatcatcatcatcatcatcatcatcatcatcatcaacaacttCAAGTGCTACCAATTACGCCCGTCTCATAATCTCCCAATTTTACGGTCACAATAACGTACGTAATCCCTACATCTTGAACGTTTTCATCAGATGTGCTCCCCCCACCGATTCAATTCTTGCTTTTTCCAATTGGGTATCAAAATCCGCTTTAAATTTCGATGATTTCACTTACATTTATGTACTTGGAGCTTGTGCTCGACGTGCGAAAACATTGTGGGAAGGGTTTCAGATACACTGCAGAGTAATTAAACATGGTGTTTTGACGAACATCATGTTGCAAACTACTTTGGTTCATTTTTACGTTAACAGTAATGCCTTTGAGTTTGCGAacaaggtgttcgatgaaatgcctgAGAGAAGTGTTGCGACTTGGAATTCGTTGATTGCAGGGTATTGTTCGCGGAAAGAACATGCCAAAGATGGGTTGTTGTTGTTTCTAGACATGTTGGTTGGTGATTGTGGAGTTATGGTTAATGATACCACCTTGGTTTGTGCTCTGTCAGCAGTTTCACGACTCGGTTATCTTGAAACGGGTGTTGGTATTCATGGGTATATCATAAAAACAATGCGTGATGCTGAGAATGATGTTTATTTAGGCACTGGACTTGTTGACATGTATGCGAAATGTGGGTGTTTGGATGCAGCTTTAAACATGTTTACGAGAATGAGATGTAAAAATGTGATGACTTGGACAGCTATGGTTTCGGGGTTGGCTGTTCATGGGAAAGGAAAACAAGCTTTAAAGCTTTTGAATGAGATGACAGAATCCGGTATTGTACCCAATTCAGTGACGTTTACGAGCTTGTTATTCGCTTGTTCCCAAGCAGGTCTTGTTAAAGAAGGACTCTTTCTGTTTCATGAAATGAAAACGAAGTTTTGTATTGTACCTCTTTCGTATCATTATGGTTGTATTGTTGACCTTTTAGGGAGAGCTGGGCACTTAGATGACGCGTATGAGTTTATTATTAGTGAAAAAGTTGAAAGTGATGAGGTTTTGTGGAGGAGTTTGTTACATGCTTGTAGAGTTCATAATGATATTGCGATGGGCGAGAAAGTGGGAAAGATTCTTATGTCGAAACGAGATAAGAATCTTGTAGGATATGAGAGTATTGAAGATTATGTTGCTTTGTCTAATATATGTGCATCTGCTGCAAGGTGGGAAGATGTAGCTGCAGTAAGAGATATGATTAATGATAAAGGGATGGAGAATAAACCTGCTGTTAGTACTGTTTTTCGCTTAGGTTGA